The following nucleotide sequence is from Rhizoctonia solani chromosome 15, complete sequence.
CTTCGTCTGCTCGTCGTTTTGCGCTATTCTTGGACATGGCGGGCGGTCGTAGAGTATGAGTTCAAGAAAATTGAAGTTCCATTTCTGTCTCATTTGTGACCACCCTGAGTTCTGGTGGCGGTACATCACGTGTCCGGGCCCTGGCTGCCGCATATACAGGAGAATACTCGTGTAGCTCCCGACAAGTTTAAACTCGACTTGCCTAGAATGTAATTATTCAAagacaaatacaatatagaCATCAATATTTCTCTACTCGTTCCTCTACCATCAACGATATCGGTTGGTCGTTTGGCACGTTTGCGGTAGAGTGACACTTGCTTGCGACGTCATTTGCAAACATGCACGGGTAAGCCATTTTGAGCATGCTTCCAGAGCGGCCCCCGTGGCCGGCAGATACCCCGAAGCGGGTCACATAAATTATAACATTGTGGAGCCCGGAGCATTCCAGAAATTGGTATACCAAAATCCAGGAGATATCAACATTCGACCTAACTTGTTTCGGGAGTCAGCTCATTTGTAAACCAAATTTACTGCTTGGTACTTAAACTTCCAACAGCCCCATATCACATTATTGCCTATCATCTCATCTACCGCCATACCTTTGAATTCATCTCTCGCTGCTTGCTACCTCTCAGCTTCATGTCAGATCCCCTACATGACAGTATCGGTGGACCTCCAAGGATGTATCAATCCTTGTCGCCACCCCTACTTATCCTCTCTTTGCCTCTGATAGTCGTGTTTTGGATATGGTATTGCTCAACGAAAGGTTCCGATGCCTTGCACAGGCTCGAtggcccaccctcacccgGGACTCTACTAGGTATACTACTTCTCGAATTTAATCCTAGTTAATCTGCAGAGCAAGCTACCCTGACTCGTGCTTATGTTCTTTCAGGCCATCTTAAGATGCTTTTCGATCCTGTGAAAGGAATGAGTACCCAATCTGAGTTGCTCGATACATACGGATCGGCCTGTAGGCTGAAAGGAGTACTTGGGGTAGGTTCTACCGTTTGGTAAATTGAAGGACCAATCTTCATCTATTCCGTCGCAGACCGATCAGTTGTGGATCTCAGACCCTGGCGCCATGCATGAGATCCTCGTCAAGTCCCACGAGAGGTTTCGGCAGCCAGACTTTATCATAACGTGTGCCAAACCAGGTGCCTCTTTTAATGAATCTCAACTGACAATTATTGCTTCGTTAGATGGATGAGGCTGCTAATAGGATCGAATATATTGACCGCGACCGGCAAGTACCGCCTACTCCTATTGAATCAACGAATATTGATTATTTTGCAGGTCATAAACATCGGATGCAACGCAAGGTTCGTGCTTTTATCGGCTGGTCTTTCGTCCTTCCAACCTTGTGCACAGCTCTTGAATCCAGCCTTTACGTCTACACATATGCGCAATAGTAAGACTCTGGTGTATTTAGTTCCGAACTTTTCAGTTGACAACCTAACCCACTATTTCAGTGGCAAGTTTTTAGGAGCACATGATACTCACAGGCTAACCCCTTTTGTCCAAAAAGACGCCAGCGGCGACTGCGGTAGCCCACAAAGTAAGCGCGGAAAGTTATCAACCCATTTTCTTCCGCTCATATCCGCCACACTAGCTTAAAAAGGCCATCGGGTTAGAAATCAATTCTCAGGGGGGAAACTCTGGCACGCTTGACCTCTTTCGATGGTTAAATGCTACCGCTCTGGAGGTGGTGGGTGAAGCGGGTCCGTCACTATTCCTCGATAGTAATCAATCGTCACTCAACCCCAGTGCTGCGAAGGATTCAATTACTCCTTCAGTGCTCTGGAACCCAACAATGAGCACATGAAATATCTTACCGCATGTCATAATCTGAGGTGAGTATATGTGCCGCACATTGTTTGCCCGTGGATGCAGATCTGACAGAATGGATTCGCCTATCCACAGAACATTGTTGTCAAAGCTGTGGTATTTGACACCAATTCTTCCCTGGGCCTTTAAAGTAGGATCGGCACGATTTCGCCGGATGATCGTGGATTGCATTCCGTTTGGCCCCGTCCGAGAACTCAGAGATGCAGTGGATATAGTGGATAATGTGGTATGTTCTCCTATCTTCTAACAGTTTCGAGAAGGTTCTAATTTACTCTCTGTTTTTAGGCAACCAAGGTTTACCGTGATAAAAGAAACGAGTTGGGTAAAACCCCACTCAATGTCGGGAGTCAAATGAGCCGTGATGTCATGTCCTCACTATGTTCGTACGTTTCCTTGCACGAAAATTCAGGTCATCGTTAACAAAAATGCCCAGTAATGCAAAATAGCATAGTGAGCTCTGAAGAAGCTATGAATGAAGAAGAACTAATATCTCAAGTGAAGTAAGGCTCTATTTTTTTAGGCTTATGGCTAGATATAGTACTCAAGCTTACACCCAATCATTGTGGATTTAGTGCTGTCACGATAGCCGCACATGATTCTACAAGGTACATGCCTCACATATATGTCTTTAAAGAGAATTCTTACCAGCCGCCATGAAGCACCGCACTAGcgagaactatctacataCTCGCTCAGTTCCCTGAATTTCAATCTCAACTCCGCGAAGAGGTCCGCGAAGCGCACGAAATACACGGTGAACAGCTAAACTACGACCAACTTAACTCGCTTCCATTCCTTGATGCTGTTTGTCGGGAGTCCTTGCGCTTGTATGCTCCTGGTTTGTTCTTAGTTCGTGTTGCCCAAGAGAACTGTTCAATTCCTCTTCTGTATCCTGCAAGGCCGAGGGATAAGAAAGGGGAAATGACACGTGTATTTGTGGATAAGGGGACCTATATCTATCTTTCATTGGATGGAGCAAACCGTGACCTGTGAGTAGCTGCTACTCGAAGGTGTATCATCAAATTTTTATTGACTTCACATGCCTATAGGCGTACGTGGGGTGAAGATGCAAACGTATTTCGGCCGTCACGTTGGTTGGATTCCACACCCTCAAATTTGCATGGTTCGCGGATGCCAGGCATTTACTCATCTCTGTGGGTCTAATCCCATCTACTTCGTTTACATTATCATGCTCACAGATCAATTAGAATGACATTCTCGGGTGGCCCGCGCGCCTGCATGTAAGTCATCTGAAAATCTCATACTCCCCGAATCTGGTGTAACCGGCACTCATGATGTGTTATAGCGGTTTCAGATTCTCACAGCTAGAAATGAGTGAGCTCATTCTCACGCCCTGACACCAAACGCAGCCAACTTCATATTTCACAGAATTATTGCTCACAACATTGGTTTCATCCTTCAAGTTCGAACTATCGGATGCCCCAATTATGTGGCGACTTGAAAGCGTCCCGAAGCCATACGTGGTTTTCGGTACCGATGAGGGAGTTTCGAGCCCATCGATGCCAATGCGTGTAACACGGTTGGATAAAGCCGGCTAGCTTCTGCGCTCCATCGACATGATTGTTTAATAATGGCTGTAGTTTTCCGGCAAGATTGACTAAATTTGTGAATATAAGTCTGAATATATGAATTAAAGTGCCTTATCTCCCCCTCCGTTGATTATAGTAGAAATAGAGTCGCAAAGAATTGGTATAAGGACGCATACATGCACCTGACGGCATGACAACAGCATTGGCGCTTAGGGGATATGGAGTATTATTGCGCATGCATACGTAATGAATCAGCATCGAAACACTGACCACGAATGGCCGAGACCCCCTTCCTCGACCTGTTTAGCGGTGATAGAGAGAAGTTCAATAGTGAATCAGGCGAATACGCTGTCACGGTCGACTTACTGGTTAGCAAGGCTGCCACTTATGGGCTTCCTTCACGTCCTGAGGAACTGGATGAAGAGCAACAAGGAATCTTGAACGATTTGTCGGTATGTGATTGATTGATAACGAATGCACTCGTAGAATGATCTGACCTAAATCAATATATTCAGTCTGGAAAGAGGCTCCGCTTTCAACCACCCGAGCCCCTCAGTATTGGTCGTCTTATTTTTGATCTCGATGACTCGCCCGGTCTCGCTAAAACCTGTGCCAACTTTGTATCGTTGTGTAAAGGAGACAAGGGAATGTGCAAAAACGCCCCTAATAAGCCATTACACTACAAAGGCACGGCGATTCACCGAATCGCTAAAGATTTTGTGGCGCAAGGTGGAGATATCACACGTAACGATGGCAGTGGCGGGGAGGTTAGTCATTTGATTCATTTGCATAATAACCTGACTCTTACCAGGGCTTAAGTCTATTTACGGCGGAAAATTTGCTGATGCGAAAGAGGGCCTGAAGGCGAAAGCAGAATTTGGTTCGTTGGCTATGGCAAATTCGGGCAAAAATAGCAATACTAGCCAATTTTTCGTGGTACTTACCTCTGATCCCGGAAAACTTGCCAAGATCACTGGCAAGTATGTTGTTTTCGGCCAGACAAGAACTTCTGGAGAAGGAGAACAAGTACTTCTACGACTAGGTGCTCTGTCGGGTACAAACGAGCAACCTTTGCAACCAGTATGGATTGAATCCAGTGGTGTACTCTAATTGAATTAAATAGAAACTCTGTCCTTGTTCAATCTTTGGTTTGCCTCCCTCCTTCAAGAACTTCCTTCACTACCGCCTCAATCGGTCCCTTGTCAATGTATACTTCAAATCCCTTCAGCACATTCTCTCCAACTCGCTTATGAAGAATGGCGAGCCCTGGAATTTGGATAGTACGCCCTTCTAGGTCCCCCTTAACTTTGTAAGAGATAATTGTAGTCTGATAGATCAATCCAAGAGGAACATCGAAGGAAATCCGGATCACCCTATTTATTTGAGGTTCATATGAAATACCTCAAGCCAGGCGAGCTTCCAATGAGAAGTTGCAAACACTCACCCATGATGCATAAATTCCAAGACACTGTACTGCGGCTCCATGTAATTTTGTATCGCCTTCTTCCCTTCGATTCTAGGTGTGTTTCCGAATTGAAAGAATGCGTCTACCAAAGTCATGAATGCATTGGGTCAGAAATTCACTAATATACGAAACCTCGAGACTTACCGTCTGCCCACCATTTATCCCACCTCGACCAATCCAGAGCGTCAGAATCTTGCATAAACTGATCTATCCAAGCCCTTTCAGCTTGGATTTCTTCCGATGTGAGACCAGGAGCGGACAATTGTGTGATTGACGAGGTCATAGTTGAATCTAATTGAAAGATTTGAACAACTGTGCTCCCGGAAGTAGGATGTCATATGTTATAATTGTGCCTGCTATAAAAGCTTCGGTTCATCGTTTCTTCGGGGCACGGGGTGATTAAAAAAGGAGGTCCGATACATTGCAATGACCTGGATTATTCAGGAACTCGAGCACTGCCATCTACTACCGGGATCTCCGGTTGTCCCTAAAGAAGGCTAACCTATCAATGAATATATTCAATTGCAAATGTTGCATAGGGGGTACATATATTGGGGGTAGACAACTAATCAAAATCCCATATATTCGGTCCCAAGCTTGAGTCCGAGGGCTATTGGTAACTTAACAGAGTCCATTACTCACATCAATCCAAACATTCCAAATTAACACACGGCGAACCCCAAAATTACGTGCCTATACGGACAGTCCGTATCGCATTTGCGGGTTGTCAAGCATTCACACCCAGATACCCATAA
It contains:
- a CDS encoding cytochrome P450 family protein, with the translated sequence MLFDPVKGMSTQSELLDTYGSACRLKGVLGTDQLWISDPGAMHEILVKSHERFRQPDFIITIEYIDRDRQVPPTPIESTNIDYFAGHKHRMQRKTPAATAVAHKLKKAIGLEINSQGGNSGTLDLFRWLNATALEVVGEAGFNYSFSALEPNNEHMKYLTACHNLRTLLSKLWYLTPILPWAFKVGSARFRRMIVDCIPFGPVRELRDAVDIVDNVATKVYRDKRNELGKTPLNVGSQMSRDVMSSLLMQNSIVSSEEAMNEEELISQVNAVTIAAHDSTSTALARTIYILAQFPEFQSQLREEVREAHEIHGEQLNYDQLNSLPFLDAVCRESLRLYAPGLFLVRVAQENCSIPLLYPARPRDKKGEMTRVFVDKGTYIYLSLDGANRDLRTWGEDANVFRPSRWLDSTPSNLHGSRMPGIYSSLMTFSGGPRACIGFRFSQLEMKLLLTTLVSSFKFELSDAPIMWRLESVPKPYVVFGTDEGVSSPSMPMRVTRLDKAG
- a CDS encoding peptidyl-prolyl cis-trans isomerase, cyclophilin-type protein, producing the protein MAETPFLDLFSGDREKFNSESGEYAVTVDLLVSKAATYGLPSRPEELDEEQQGILNDLSSGKRLRFQPPEPLSIGRLIFDLDDSPGLAKTCANFVSLCKGDKGMCKNAPNKPLHYKGTAIHRIAKDFVAQGGDITRNDGSGGESIYGGKFADAKEGLKAKAEFGSLAMANSGKNSNTSQFFVVLTSDPGKLAKITGKYVVFGQTRTSGEGEQVLLRLGALSGTNEQPLQPVWIESSGVL